A region of the Heteronotia binoei isolate CCM8104 ecotype False Entrance Well chromosome 9, APGP_CSIRO_Hbin_v1, whole genome shotgun sequence genome:
AGAACCCAAGGCATTTTCATTAATTATTATATTTTCTGCATTATAGTTTAACATATGTACTTTTTTCGTGTCACCCTTATTTTCGTTAAGTATTGATATTTTGTTATATTCAGACAGGAGTACATTTTTGGAACAGTTCTTTGTAATAAATATCATAAAATAATAAAGATTCACATAATAAATATTCTTTACAATAAAAAAGTTTTGACAGACCTTTGTCTTAAAAATAGTCAGAATTCAACTTTGTGTTTTATacataaaatatacaaaaaaaagcacCACAATTTGTGGCTAAGGCAATAAAAACAGAGGGCTAAAGTTACCAAAGCACAGGATTGAGTTAAATGTTGTTAAACCACAGAAATACAGAAACGTTAAGAGACTAAAGAATGTTTATACAACTTAAAATTTATGATATCCAAAGATTACTTCTCTGATGTGCAGAAACCAACAACTTTAGTATCAAAAGAAGGGACGTGTAAAACAAAAAGGCCCTACACATATATAAAAGCTATAGAAACTAATGGAAGCAGTCTAAAGCCATTACAGATCCTTCTAGTAAAGCAACAAAAGGTGGAGCCAATCTAAATAAAATAAGAATCCCAAGAGACTAGACTGAGaaatttttaaaggaagaagaaaaaacaggATGCACTAAGAAGAAAAGGCAGGTACAAGATTTACTAAATTCCAAACCAACTATAACAaatgcttcctttaaaaaaaaaagctttgtaaTCCAACTCTTTTATGAGGGGAAAAACTTGAAATAATTGCTTGGAAAGCATTAAGAAAGTGTGGGGTGGTGAAAAAGGAGttgcagaaaacaaacaaaaaagcatcTTTGGAAAGTTATCTGCAGAGTAATACGGCTTCAGAGCAGCCCATTACCCTCATTACTTCTTTCAGGAGTGGATTACTCACAAACCTTAGACTACTTGCCAAGTCAAGAACTGAGATGCAAGTACGTAGGCCACACTTGCCAAAGACCAAGGAAACACTCAGATTTGCCTTTGTCGAAAGAAACTACAGtgtaggaaagaaagaacattagagaaagaatggaaaatGATGAGGAGGATGGGTTGGTGGAAAAAATCAAGACAGAAAAGCCAGCCACAACCTGAAAGAATCTGAGGAACTCAACATCCTCCTACATAAATCATGAGGGCTTGCCTTGACCCCTAGAGGGGCAACTTTCCAGCTTACAATAAACCGTGTTGGAGTTCTTACATCGGCAACCTGGACGATTGATCCTGTCATAACACCCTCTGCACAGTTTTAAGCATCCTTTTGCAGGTGGATAGCACAGCAAACAAGGCAAAACCAAGGATATGGCTCCCATGCATAAGTACCTAGACCAGCAATGTGActgagaaaaagagcaaggattaTCCGCATATGAGTCCCCTTCATCGTCATTGGAACAGTGGTAGAAGATCCCTTTGACCAGGCACATACAGGTGCTGTATTCCACCATACTTTCTGCTGAGCACAAGCACTGCCTGTTGCAGGCCAAGCAAGATGGCAAGGCCCTGGGCGCTGTGCACTCTCCACATTTGCACTTCCCGCATTGTTCACAGATAAATTTGTACTGTGTCAAGTCCTCTTTCAAGGGACCCATCAGGTCATCTACAATTAGGGATGATGGCTTGGGCTGCGTCCAGATTGGCCTTTCGGATCTGTGGCCTGGCCCTAGCCTAGATGGGGGTAACCTCAGCAGCAAGCCCTGCTCTGAAGATGCGCTGCTGTTGCTTCCAGAACTAGCTGCGCTCCCAGTGCTCGTAGATCTGCTCAACACAGGAGCCCTCGAGTTATGCTGATgcagcaagtggcccggatggcTGGGTCTGTGCTCATAATTATTATTCACAGTAATCGGTATGATTTCATGAGTCCTTTCATGCTTTTCTTGTCTAGGCGCTGTCCGTGGAGCAGATTTTTTCACCACAGATGGGCCTTCAGTGTACTCGTTACTGCCCCTAATGGTCTTGATCTGGTCCAGGGACAAGATAGCTGTTGGCTGTACCTCTCTTTCATAGTCTACCCTTTGCCTGCTATCCAAAGAAGGCTGCTGAAGGACAACTAATGAACTGCCACTGCCATGTTGACCTTGGGACTCCATCTGTAGTGATCTCTACTTCTGGCATTCACCAGGAACCTGGCATGCATCTGAAGTCCtagaagacagagagagagagagagagaaaccaaaGGTAAAAAAAAGAACAAGTCACAGGAAGCTTAATAAACAACATCACAGTATATGGCCATTCACAGATAGCTCTAACTAGTAAAACTCATTCAAAGACTGATGCATAGTATCCAGTATTGGCTTCAAGTCCCTAGGCACAAACCattttataaaacttttaaaaacaagtaTTAAGATGTGACTTTGCagagaaatgaaaataaaacacaCCAAAAATGATCTCAGTATTTAAAAAGGAAAAGTCTTCTAAATCTACAAAACCATGCCTCTCAtcacattttgttttatttggttaaGGTGAGTTTTCCACCTGACTCTTAATCAATACTAAAGATACTGTAACTGCTttttatagattcaggtgggtagctgcgtTAGTCTGAAACAGaacaatttgagtccagtggcaccttcaagaccaacaaagttttatccaaggtataagCTATTGTGATACAACAATGGAAATTACTAGTGCATTTAAGGTAGAGgtaagcagtaaattagcatacgtgaagatgtttaacagatttgaCATAtgtatttccttcactatgtctccccccaattaaacccaaacaaatggtaaccatataaactaagcttgtcaTTCCTGTTTggcccttgaatctgttaaacatcttcattatgccacCTCTCACCCAAAACGGGACTCAAAGACACAACAAAAATGCAAAAATAGCAGTACACAGCAAATGCTTCAAGACCACAAGAGTTGGGAACAAGACCCTCATACtgatattctaaccactacaATAACCAAAGGCTCTTGTCTAGACCTCTTGAGGAGTGTTTTGCCTGTCCGAGTAGCGTTCCAATATCTGTCTTTGTTCTAAACTTTAAGTTAACAGATTTATCTTTTTAACCATGATTCCATAATGCCCTGAGTAGATCAGCAATGGAGAAGTTCCTGAAGGATTCTTTCTAGGTAGAAATATCAGTTTCACAAAAATAGCCTACACACAGACTGATCCTAAATAATTACCTCCTTCTGAGGCTATCGACTTCAACTGATCTAGAGTGCTGAAACTCAGTTCAGGACTGCACTGACATTAAAGCAGAACAGCAGATGTGAGTAACACCATGTTATACAATAGGTTTTGTGGTCTTCCTGGGCCATAAGGCAGGGTGTGAAAAGAGGTGGCTCATGCCAGAGAAGAGATACATGGCACATGCCAGAGAAGAAGAGGTACATCCTGGAATGTATTGGATTTTTGCAAAGGGACATGCACCTTTCCTGAAAAATGAAGAGTCATTTATTATTCTTACTAAACCCTAGGGGAGAGGAGTAGCCAGATAGAGTCAAAATGGTTCTATTAATTTTCCCTACACAAACACATAAAACTGTGGTATCTGAACCATGTTGCATTTTTCTCTGTTCTTTCTGAGACCAACAGGAAAACTACCAGAGCAGCTTTTAAGAACCATATTCTTCTGCCGGCATGCTGTATTATAAGGTTCTGGACATTTTTTGAATTTGGGAAACTGTTAGTctaaatgaccctagagatcccttccaactctatgattccattaaATGACCTGAGAATTCCTCACATGAACCAACAGAGGTAGGCAATCTTTGATATCACTATAATAACTCTTTTCCTAAATGCTTGGAAGTATTTCCCATAAATCACCTCATGTAAACCATCCTGTAAGTCAGGCAGGCAGGATTACTGCCATATTAAAGAGGCAGTGAGGCTGACAAAAAATGCTTTGCATGAAGTCACGAAGCAAGTGCCTTAGCTAAGGTGAAACTTGAACCAGTGGCTTCCTGGCTTTCTCATTCAACCACTGCAGCAATGCAAATCTCTTGATAATGCATTTAGACTGCGAACCATCTCGAAGGCCTCCAAGGTGACAAATGGAATAGTGAGGTTCATTTAGTAACTTCATAAATGAACTAATTCTAATGCTAATCATTCAGTAATCTCACAAACCAGCTAATACAGCAAACAAGAGGTTTTGTACAGCACATGGCCCCCACTCAAGGGGCTGACAGTCCTCCCTTTTCTTTCTCAGGCGCGTCAGGCTGGAACGCATAGAGAAAACAATAAGCAAGCCACAGGACTggttccctcctccttctctatcACCTGCATGAAGGTACAGAGTTTAAGATAAAGAACTTTGCCCAATTCAAATCACATCTTATCTGCTTCCCtcacattttcattttctttgacTTGGAATAAACATGGAGGAACTACAGAATGCAATGCTGAACAGAGCAGGGACTTGGAGGGGGGGCGGTTTCTTTCCACTCCTAAAACTTGCTAGAGGAAGACAAACACTAAGGAAGAGCCTGACAAATGTATGAAATAAGGTTAATCTTATCCTATTCCAACAAAGATCTGAACAGTCCTAAGCATTCCTACTCAGACATAATCCCATTGAGGTTAACTATATTTATGAAGGTAACCTtaatttctcccctcctccccaaaaagggagggggcagagacacCCCACACCTAAACCTGGAGTCCTTTACAAGTTGAAACATTTCTCAGTTTCCCATGTGACACTGGCATTTTTTGGTGAAGATACATAGTTCTCGCCATGTAGTAACAGCCTTCTGAAGACAGAATACTGGGGAAAAATTCTTTGAAAACCCAACATTGAGTTGGGTTGTGAGAAACCATAAAACTGGTGAGGAGAGGGTGGCAGCACtgcatccccacccccacagatGGAGCTCAAAGAAGGCGATGAATGCAGAGCTgccaggagaggaaggaagaggaaaaagttATGAATGAAAGCAAGAGATTTTTTTCAACCCCATTTGCAGGAGGAGTGGAAAAGGCTGAAGTTACTATTACCTCAGGAGGGCGGACTTTCCAGTACTTAAAGTTATATCACCCTCCTCTCCTTCTACCTTTCAAAGGGGGGGGAGGCTGCATGTGCTAGTCTGAGCATGTAGAATCCCCTCCTCCACTGGGTTTTTTGAAGGAGGCGGGTACaggaatggaggaggggggagagccaCTTTATCTCTGTCTCACCCACCATTTCCTCTTTGCAGCCTTCACACCTCTCCACTGACCTGCGAAAATCTCACTCTTTCTCTGAGGGGAAATCCCTCAATGCTGACTACATGTaattaaacacacacatacacaccccagaGTAAAAGCAGCCCTAGTCGAAATAATGATTTCAGGGAATGTTTTTGCAGTTACTACCACCACTTACAACAGCCAAAAATTACTTGATACTTAGACACTTACAGTAAAGGATAAGTATTAACAGAACTTCCACCTGCCACATGTACATTTTACCCAATCAAAAAATTCTCATCATCTTATCTACTTAGAAATCTATGTCTCAAAAGGGCAAGCAGTACTCCTAGTCGCTTTGAATTCCCTCTATATAAACTCAAACACACATGGATATCAattcaagatttaaaaaaaaatattaagcaATCAAATCCATGTTAGAAAATTCTGAAACCAAATGTTCATACAATACTTACAAGAGACTTTGAGTCTCTGGGACACTATTTTTGTGCTCATGTAACTTTTGATAATGTGGGACCAAATACTCCTTCAGATCCAATTTCTATTCTACCTAAAGAACACACAGTGATTGAACACTATGTAATAATCACTTGGGAATTTGACCTAAATGTTTCCGTGGATTCACTTACATTGTGTACTAGTATAATCAGCAAAGAACCAAAGGTTGCCTTTTCAATGTTTTCATATAACATAAAATTTAATCACACAAGGCTGATTTAATGGACTAAGCAAAACTAAAACGTTTAGAGCAAATATCCAATAAAGCTAATATCATTCTCTCAAAAGCCTCTAGAAGCAACGTTGGTCTTGGATCCAGTTGTCCCACCTCCTCTGCAAAATTCCTATCAATGCCCACAGCAATAATTTCACAGCCCTGAAAAATCAGACTACAACTAAACTTCTGCAGGCGCTCAGGAAAAGCAGGGAACAACTGGTCTATTCAAATTaggcacacacaaaaatacacatACTGACAGCCTTGGCCTTTCCTGGAACCACACACCAAACTGGGAAGGAAAAGACGCACAAGGACACCTGCTAGTACTTGAGCTCCACACGTGCAAACAAGGCAGCAAGAATCCATATTGCAAGAGAACGGGGACAGCATAAGAAAGACGCAGACTTACGTATTTGAATGGCAAATCCGCGTGAAAGCACTCCCCTGCTAAGTTAGATCCATAAGGCAGCGTGTGACAAGTCTTAAAACGCAGGAGAACTCATTCCCAGTGGAGAGGGGCTTGCCCCCAGTCCTTGATCTCTAACTCCCCTTTGATTGGCGAGGCCAAGTTCTGTGCTCTTGTCTCCTGCACCGCACACACCGCAACCACAAAGCCTTGCTTCCTGAATAGTAGGAAATCCAACTTGCCTGCTTCCCAAACACCCTTCTTCCCAAAGCTTCAACATTCAATGGGGTGCGCTGCCCGCCCCTCCTCTCCAAAGTTACTTGTTCATGAAGCAAAACAGTTTTCTCCGCTGCGCCGCCAGGCACTCAGTTACAGGGAATCCAGAGGAAgcgattattattattttttttggctgCCAGGTAAAAGAGATCAAGCTGGTTTTGCAAAACTGTTCCGTTCGATCTACAACAATTCAATCCCACGCTGCATC
Encoded here:
- the SPRY1 gene encoding protein sprouty homolog 1 codes for the protein MESQGQHGSGSSLVVLQQPSLDSRQRVDYEREVQPTAILSLDQIKTIRGSNEYTEGPSVVKKSAPRTAPRQEKHERTHEIIPITVNNNYEHRPSHPGHLLHQHNSRAPVLSRSTSTGSAASSGSNSSASSEQGLLLRLPPSRLGPGHRSERPIWTQPKPSSLIVDDLMGPLKEDLTQYKFICEQCGKCKCGECTAPRALPSCLACNRQCLCSAESMVEYSTCMCLVKGIFYHCSNDDEGDSYADNPCSFSQSHCWSRYLCMGAISLVLPCLLCYPPAKGCLKLCRGCYDRINRPGCRCKNSNTVYCKLESCPSRGQGKPS